The genomic segment catggcgagttgagttgatgccaaagagctccattttggtctcatctgaccacaacactttcactctGTTGtcttctgaatcattcagatgttcattggcaaacttcagacgggcatgtatatgtgcttcttgagcagggggaccttgcgggcgctgcaggatttcagtcctttacggtgtagtgtgttaccaattgttttcttggtgactatggtcccagctgccttgagatcattgacaagatcctcccgtgtagttctgggctgattcctcaccgttctcatgatcattgcaactccacgaggtgagatcttgcatggagcaccaggccaagggagattgacagttcttttgtgtttcttccatttgcgaataatcgcaccaactgttgtcaccttctcaccaagctgcttggcgatggtcttgtagcccattccagccttgtgtaggtctacaatcctgtccctgacatccttggagagctctttggtcttggccatggtggagagtttggaatttgattgatagattgcttctgtggacaggtgtcttttattcaggtaacaaactgagattaggagcaccccctttaagagtgtgctcccaaatctcagctcgttaactgtataaaagacacctgggagccagaaatctttctgattgagagggggtcaaatacttatttccctcattaaaatgcaaatcaatttataacatttttgacatgcgtttttctggattttttttatgttattctgtctctcacggttcaaataaacctaccattaaaattatagactgatcatttctttgtctgtgggcaaacgtacaaaatcagtaggggatcaaatactttttcccctaaCTGTATAAGGATTATAGAATTTGGGGAAAAAGGGACAtttttgtttacattgtgtttacATACATTACAGCTGATATTAGTGTTTATAGTGGTTGCAGTATAATAGTTGCTTATAGTGGCTTTTTAGTGGTTAGAGTATTATATTGATATAACAGTAATTTACAGTGCAGTGGTTTGTGGAAATAAGGTAAGAAAATCGCTGCAAAAAATGAAGGtttaaaatgtttattaaaaAGTCGTTGCACTCTTTAAAGACAGCCCATTTAAAAGGCAGCATCGCCGCTGATGCGCCTCATGGACTGGAACCTCATTTCATCATTTCCCATTCCCATCTCTCTTGTGTTCCTGTACTCTCCAGGCCTCAGGTAGGTCTGCATGCCTCTGAATTGGGGCTGCTCGTACATGACCCAGTGGCCGTCCATCACGTTGCAGGACTGCATCTCGGGCATATGGTAACGCTCCTGGATAGAGTCACAGTCGTCCATCACCTCGTGCATCTGGCCTCCGAAGTTCTCCTTCTCGTAGATCCTCATCCTGAACTGGCCCATGTGCTATTGGAAAGAAAATAACACATTTCACACATCTATTAACTGAATAGGATGAGCTTGGTTGATAGGATGGCATACAATGCAATATGCCACAATCTAAAATGAATGAAAAAGATAAGCACCATACGGTATAATTGTTATCTTCTTCATTCATTTGCAGTTGAggcatatagctggatctacacaACCGATGGCGTGGGATGTGTTTTTATGTTGACTTTAGATTACATTTGAGGTGTGAAAACATTAGACAGTCTTCAATTTTGGAGTGTAAGATAGTTTTATGGCATCGATGATTGTGGTcattgtggtgtggttgtgaATAGTTGTGGTCTGTTGTGCTCTGTCTGCAGAACTGCTTACCTGGGGGATCATACGACAAGACCTGATGCAGTCGTTGAAGCCCATCATGTGCTGGTACTCAGGGTACTCTCCCCTCCtcaggaagtactggtggcccatgtAGTTGGGCCGGTCGTACACCATGAACATGCCACTCTCCACCCTGCACGAGTTGCACCTGTTCAGGTGAGAGGAGAGCTCGGAGCAGTCGCTGCTGCACTCATAGGAGCAGCCCTGGAAGTTCTTGTCCTCGTAGAAGATGATCTGGAGAAAGAGAAAGTATGCGTTGAAGGTCTAAACATCATGACGTGAAACCAATTGATTTTGATGTGCAAAAAGTCATACATTCTATCCCGTTCAGAAATGATTCTACATAATAATTTTAATGTGTCTGACAAAATCAAACAATGCAACCATGATTATAATTATAAGTCATTATAAGTAATCTGTAGTTATCATAGTGTTCTGAAtctaaaaacacacacatcaaGGATATATTTCCCATTGGAAATGGGCTCTGATGCATCCTAGATTCATAGTTCCAATGCCAGGTGACGTACAGTTCAGCACTGTGCACAGACTTTGATCACAGCCCCACATTACAGTACCTTTCCGTTCATGGTCACAGTTATTTGATTTCTGTTGTTCTCCCTACTGGCGTGCTGCCTTTTATGCTTGATGTAGCTCCAGAAGAATCTACCGTCCAATTGTATAAAACGCTGAGTCAGCTGAgcaacactgtactgtactatacatcAACGCAACGCTCACGGCAAAGAGTTATCATTTAGTGCTCTGTAAGGTAAAAGGGTTTAGATTAGGTCTGATTCCTTTTAGATGTATTGTATAGTCTCTTTTAAATAGACTGTGAAGGGTGAATAAACTATTTATGGATTTTAATTTAGCTTCAACAATACTTTTGTGTAAATGATGTGCTCATAATTAACCATTTGGGGGAAAcacttcatttttttattttaattgtaatttaacctttatttaactttataGGCTATGTTCATGCCTATTTCATTTGCATTAGGAATAGGTTTGTGCAGTGCACACAAGAAACCTCCACTCAAAAATGATATTTTGGTATTCCCCTATTGATTACAGTCccgaaatgttttgcatgtcagcagtcaagtttacaagatattggactttcaagaagtaCAGTGTCACCAGCCACATCATCATGATGCAAACTGTGGACTATTGAACAAAAAAACCAAAAGATAGTTGATTTTACCTTTAAGTGGTTGGTAAGGTGTAGGTAAAGGTGTACCTTACAATTTATATTGCATATCGCATAGTATCAAAATAGTATTAAAAAAAGTAGCAAAAGCAATATGGGGGTTGTTTGAATTGCTCCTTGAGTGTTTCAGCAATATAATATTCCAATTCAGTGTTATTTAAAAAGTGCATGCACTTTTTATGCAAGTGTTTGTACAGTAGCTACATTCAATATCATTGAAAGATACTGTGATATTTAGTTTGAcagaaaacactgtctcaggggCCGTGCCAGAGTCCCCCATAAGTGTTCCTGTCTCAGGGGCCGCGCCAGAGTCCCCCATAAGTGTTCCTGTCTCAGGTGCCGCTCCAGAATCacccatggcatatggtttacatcgttttcatgctcatcaaaccattcagtgaccactcgagCCCTGTGGGTGGGGCAATGTCAGCCTATGAGGGCATGCATAGCCATGGtaaccaaaataatggcctgcccagcatttgtaTGCATgatcctaagcatgatgggaaccacacctgtgtggaagcacctgctttcaatacactttcaatacactttcaatacactttgtatccctcatttactcaagtgtttccattatctgtgcagttacctgtacatcatcctaatgaaataaaattgtattaTCCAGAGCTTACAGTCATATGTGCATACATTGtcgtatgggtggccccagcaggaatcaAACCTTTATATTAAGTTGCTCCTATAGGGTAAAAGGTTATACTAAGTTTCTCTTAtagggtaacactttatattaagtTGTTCCTAtagggtaacactttatattaagtGGTTCCTATAGGGTAACACATTATATTAAGTTTATCTTATAGGGTAATACTTTATATTAAGTTTATTTTAtagggtaacactttatattaagtTTATTTTATAGGGTAACACTTTACACTAAGTTGTTCCTATAGGGTAACACTTAATACTAAGTTTATTTTAtagggtaacactttatattaagtTGTTCCTAtagggtaacactttatattaagtGGTTCCTATAGGGTAACACATTATATTAAGTTTATCTTAtagggtaacactttatattaagtGTATCTTAtagggtaacactttatattaagtTGTTCCTATAGGATAACACTTAATACTAAGTTTATTTTATagggtaacactttacattaagttgttCCTATAGGGTAATACTTTACATTAAGTTGTTCCTATAGGGTAATACTTTATACTAAGTTGTTCCTATAGGGTAATACTATATACTAAGTTGTTCCTATAGGGTAATACTGTATACTAAGTTGTTCCAATAGGGTAACAATTTATACTAAATTGTTCCTACAGGGTAACCCTTTACATTAAGTTGTTCCTAcagggtaacactttatattaagtGGTTCCTATAGGGTAAACCTTCACATTAAGTTGTTCCTATAGGGTAACCCTTTACACGAAGTTATTCCTATAGGTAACCCTTTACATGAAGCTGTTCCTATAGGGTAACACTTTACATGAAGTTGTTTCTATAGGGTAACCCTTTACACGACGTTGTTCCTATagggtaacactttacattaagttgttCCTATAGGGTAACCCTTTACATGACGTTGTTCCTATAGGGTAACACTTTACATGACGTTGTTCCTATagggtaacactttacattaagttgttCCTATAGGGTAACCCTTTACATGACGTTGTTCCTATagggtaacactttacattaagttgttTCAATagggtaacactttacattaagttgttCCTATAGGGTTGGTTTTGTGGTTGCCTTTTGGCTCTCAACGtgcaagagagtgtgtgtgtctgtctgtgtgctgtgtgtgtgtgtgtgtgtgtgtgtgtgtgtgtgtgtgtgtgtgtgtgtgtgtgtgtgtgtgtgtgtgtgtgtgtgtgtgtgtgtgtgtgtgtgtgtgtgcataagtgtgtgtgtgtacctgcatggGCATAAAGAAAGCAGATGACTGCAATACATGAATTATGAAAGCAGGTAGGCAACTATACACTTTGATCTGTTCTGAAATTGAATAGCCACAATGTACTGTACGCCTGACCCCTATCTAATACCTTACTTTTATAATACATCTATTGTGTTTAGTGAAATGGGTGGCCCCATTGTGAAGAATCCCTGACCAAGCAACATGAAGTAGCATAGAGCGGTATACCGCTGTCTGGTTGTTAAGTACTGCAATGGCATACATTTGCATTGTGATGTCACTACAAAAATGTATCATGCCCACAAAGAATACAGTTGAAACTATTAAAAGAGAAATGTTTcagaaaccccccccaaaaaaacaacaacagaaaaagGGATACATATCCATGCTGCACATTTGATGCTCACATACAGTCCACATTTATGAACTATTATTATGAACAAAAATGATGTCCAATTCAAACCCCAATGCAGAAGATGTTCTTCAAAGAGTTCCCCTGACAAAATATTATCAGCCACCAGAGGTCATGGAAGGTCTAATTCCTCTGACTTCTTTAAACCAGTCCACAGTTCATTGGTTATACATTACTTCTCTAACGTCTCTAAACCAGTTCATTGGTTATACATTACTTCTCTAACGTCTCTAACCCAGTTCATTAGTTACACATTACTTCTCTAACGTCTCTAACCCAGTTCATTGGTTATACATTACTTCTCTAACGTCTCTAAACCAGTTCATTGGTTGTACATTACTTCTCTAACATCTCTAAACCAGTTCATTGGTTATACATTACTTCTCTAACGTCTCTAAACCAGTTCATTAGTTACACATTACTTCTCTAACGTCTCTAAACCAGTTCATTGGTTATACATTACTTCTCTAACATCTCTAAACCAGTTCATTGGTTATACATTACTTCTCTAAACCAGTTCATTGGTTATACATTACTTCTCTAAACCAGTTCATTGGTTATACATTACTTCTCTAAACCAGTTCATTGGTTATACATTACTTCTCTAACATCTCTAAACCAGTTCATTGGTTATACATTACTTCTCTAACATCTCTAAACCAGTTCATTGGTTATACATTACTTCTCTAACGTCTCTAAACCAGTTCATTGGTTATACATTACTTCTCTAACATCTCTAAACCAGTTCATTGGTTATACATTACTTCTCTAACATCTCTAAACCAGTTCATTGGTTATACATTACTTCTCTAAACCAGTTCATTGGTTATACATTACTTGTCTAAAGTCTCTAAACCAGTTAATTGTTTATACATTTCTTCTCTAACGTCTCTAAACCAGTTCATCGGTTACACATTACTTCTCTGACGTCTCTAAACCAGTTCATTGGTTACACATTACTTCTCTAAACAAGTTCATTGGTTATACATTACTTCTCTAAACCAGTTCATTGGTTATACATTACTTCTCTAAACCAGTTAATTAGTTACACATTACTTCTCTAAACCAGTTCATTGGTTATACATTACTTGTCTAAACCAGTTCATTAGTTACACATTACTTCTCTAAACCAGTTCATTGGTTATACATTACTTCTCTAAACCAGTTCATTAGTTACACATTACTTCTCTATCCCAGTTCATTGGTTATGCATTACTTCTCTAAACCAGTTCATTAGTTACACATTACTTCTCTAATGTCTCTAAACCAGTTCATTGGTTATGCATTACTTCTCTAACGTCTCTAAATCAGTTCATTGGTTATACATTACTTCTCTAACGTCTCTAAACCAGTTCATTGGTTATACATTACTTCTCTATCCCAGTTCATTGGTAATACATTACTTCTCTATCCCAGTTCATTGGTTATGCATTACTTCTCTAAACCAGTTCATTGATTATACATTTCTTCTTTAATGTCTCTAAGCCAGTTCATTGGTTAGGAaaggggagatacctagtcagttgtacaactgaaagcatTCAactccacatttaacccaacccctctgaatcagaggtgcagggggctgccataatcgacatccacgtatttggcacccagggaacagtgggttaactgcattgctcAGAactacatatttttaccttgtcaggggattcgatccagaaacctttcagttactgtcccattgctctaaccactaggctacctgctaaccgctaggctactaggctaccTTATACATCACTTCTCTAAACCAGTTCATTGATTATACATCACTTCTCTAACGTCTCTAAACCAGTTCATTGATTATACGTCACTTCTCTCATGTCTCTAAATCAGTCCATTGATTATACATCACTTCTCTCATGTCTCCAAACTAGTCCATTGATTATACATCACTTCTCTCATGTCTCTAAATCAGTCCATTGATTATACATCACTTCTCTCATGTCTCCAAACTAGTCCATTGATTATACGTCACTTCTCTCATGTCTCTAAATCAGTCCATTGATAATACATCACTTCTCTCATGTCTCTAAATCAGTCCATTGATTATACGTCACTTCTCTAACGTCTCTAAACCAGTTCATTGATAATACATCACTTCTCTCATGTCTCTAAACTAGTCCATTGTCCATTGGTTATACATTATACTGTGGAGAAAATGTAAACTAGCGTAATGCGAATAATCGACAATAAGGATTAGTTTGCTGCAAAATAAGTTTGAGAAACTGGAGGTTACAGTACATCAGGCTTTCTGAGTAATATAATTTGATGTACTGTATATCATTTCTGATGTACTGTAACATAGGTTAAATTTGGTTCAATTGAGCCAGTGAGaaaatgcatatatatatatttatatatattttaattttcTTGCTATTGGTAAATGAATGTTCTGTGCACATTTGGTGTATCAAAATCGAATTATATTACTTTTTTTCTTTCAGACCATTTGAAATCCCTCTCCAGACACCAATCTGTCAGAATAAACCAGTGTAATTTAAATACCATGGGTAGATTAGATTTGATAGAAAaaagagaagagaacaggtacTTCAAAATAAGAGTTTTATTTCATTCAATGAGAATTGTGACTTTTAGCAGCCTTTTTCGATGTCAGGACAGCAGGAATCTCAGGCATCAATGCCGCTGACCCTCACAGGCATCCATGATCCTTCTGATGGAGTGAACTCTCATCATGGTGCTCATGCCCATGTCTCTGATACTCCTGTACTCTCCAGGCCTCACATACATCATCCTGCCTCTGAAATGGGGCTGCTCGTACATGAGCCAGTGGCCGTCCATCACGTTGCAGGACTGCATCTCGGACATGCGGAAGCGCTCCTGGATGGACTCGCAGTCGTCCATCAGCTCGTGCATCTGGCCTCTGAAGCTCTCCCTCTCGTACAGCCTCATTCTGAACTGTCCCCGgtgctgttggagagagagaacattgacAGTTACTACCGTGTGTGTACTCTATGCTTCCAGTATTACATTTATCTTTGCTTGTCAGCTGACTTCTACAGTAATAGAGGCCCACGTTCATTAGGGACAAACGGTTTTGATAATACCTAAACTTGTTCAATTAGAAGacatatttttgttttctgttaCAAAACGTTTGGCTACGGTGTGCCCTGCTGAACACGACCCAGATGAAAAGCACGTCAAGTATTAGATGTACAGAGTCCTAGTAACTCAAACTTCATCACCATTCACGAACATCTAGCTactcaaaaatataaaaatgcacTCTTTATATGAAGAGAAATAGCATGAACCATATCATAAATATAATCATGTCATCATCAAACACAAGGAGATGGTGGAACTCCAACTGTGGACGTCTTACCATTGGGATCATGCGGCAGGAACGGATGGACTCCAGCATGGTCATATCCCCCATGCCCATCATGGAGCCCATACGCTGGAAGTCGGAGTACTCTCCCCTCTTCAGGAACATCTGGTTGCCCATGAAGTTGGAGCGGTCGAAGATGACGAAGCAGCCCATTTCCACCCTGACCGACTGGCAGCGGTTTAGGTACATGTTGAGGTCGGGGCAGTCGCTGCTGGTCTCATAGCTGCGACCCTGGAAGTTCCTGTCCTCGTAGAAGATGATCTGAGAGGGTGATTTGATTAAGAAATGATTTAACCTATGACCTCTTCACCTATGTTGAGAAGATTATAAAGGCTatgattttaaatgttttacataatTAATATAGTTAATCATTATTAATTGATTGTGATTAATTTGTCATTACTATTAATAATTAAAAACATAATTATAAATTCTTAACTGTATATAATGCATAATAACGGCATGATGTCGTATAATAACTTTATATTATTTTAATAAAACAAATAGTTTAGCATTATTTAGCTGAAAAACGTTGCTTTATTATACAGATTGATATTATTTGGATTAGGATTTTGTGGTTATAGCTGCTATGCAAGACACTATATTCATATCTCAATGGCCAGCTCTTATAGTGAATAACAATCCGCTGCTCTGTATTACCCTGGTCATGGTTACGGTGGTTTAGCTTGATGGTGAAGCTTGATTAGATGACACGCAGAAGACACGGTGTGTTGTGTCGATCCAGTGGCACTTTTATGTTGACATTGGGTCCACAGGGCACCTTGCACACCTTTGTGCTAAATAGCATGAGTCATCAAAAGGCCCACGTGGGGCTTGTATACATTTTACACAGCACATCTCAATTAGTTATTATTGGATGCTGAATGCAGCATGGGGGCCATGACATGTATTGTTCTCACCAGAAATAGAACATGGCATATTTTTCAGTTTGGGTGATTATGCTAGATGGTACTTTACCAGGTCAAAATACAGTTACAGTATATTTACTAGTGAACTTGGTCACACTTAGTGAACTTTGTCCCACTAAGTGAACTTGGTCACAATGAATTTGGACTCATTAAGTGAACTTGGTCACACTAAGTGAACTTGGTCACACTAAGTGAACTTGGTCACACTAAGTGAACTTGGTCCCACTTAGGGAACTTGGTCACACTTA from the Salmo salar chromosome ssa17, Ssal_v3.1, whole genome shotgun sequence genome contains:
- the LOC106575870 gene encoding gamma-crystallin M3-like, with translation MNGKIIFYEDKNFQGCSYECSSDCSELSSHLNRCNSCRVESGMFMVYDRPNYMGHQYFLRRGEYPEYQHMMGFNDCIRSCRMIPQHMGQFRMRIYEKENFGGQMHEVMDDCDSIQERYHMPEMQSCNVMDGHWVMYEQPQFRGMQTYLRPGEYRNTREMGMGNDEMRFQSMRRISGDAAF
- the LOC106575869 gene encoding gamma-crystallin M3-like — encoded protein: MTRIIFYEDRNFQGRSYETSSDCPDLNMYLNRCQSVRVEMGCFVIFDRSNFMGNQMFLKRGEYSDFQRMGSMMGMGDMTMLESIRSCRMIPMHRGQFRMRLYERESFRGQMHELMDDCESIQERFRMSEMQSCNVMDGHWLMYEQPHFRGRMMYVRPGEYRSIRDMGMSTMMRVHSIRRIMDACEGQRH